Sequence from the Paramisgurnus dabryanus chromosome 3, PD_genome_1.1, whole genome shotgun sequence genome:
TACTCTCTTTCTTTGTATTAAAGTTTTTGCATGTCTTCTACAGATCCAGTTCTAGCTCCAGCAGCAGTTCTGGTTCCAGCTCGGGCTCATCCAGTGGATCCAGCTCTTCCTCTGGCACCAGCCGTTCTGGGTCATCCAGCTCCTCCCGTTCCTCCAGCTCGTCTGGATCCTCCGGGTCCCCCAGTCCGAGCCGCCGTCGCCACGACAACCGACGCCGTTCACGATCAAAGTAGGTTACACGCTTGAGCCAGATAACTAACCCATTCACACACGTTTTAAGATTTTAAGCCTGATCTTTGTCCAGTTTGCATGTCCACTGTTCAGGAATGTGTGACTTGGTGTCCTAAACAATATTTCCAAATTGTGTGAAGTCATAATGAATATTGTACTGCTCCTGATCACTTCAGAGCCTCCACGGTCCCAAATCataaatatcaaacatgtttgactTGATCGGAATGCCCCCTATGGGATACCAATGAAAGTGAGCAAGCTGTAACTGgatgttgtgtgtttttgtagctGAAATATGACAGCCACAAACGTGTCACCAAATCATAGTATTGAGTAAGAAGACTTACGTGTACAACTATGgcaattgtttatttttaccaAGTCAtggtagggatgcataacgattaatctatagcagaataaaagtttttgtttacatcatatatgtgtgtgaactgtgtataataattatgtatatataaatacacacacatacatgtataattttaagaaaaatatatatttatatattaagtatttatatttatatataatataaattatacattaatatagaaatgtatatacacatgtaaacatttcttaaatgtatacatgcatgtgtgtgcatttatctatacaaagttattatacacagttcacacacatatatgatgtaaacaaaattttttattctgctatagattcatcgcgattaatcgttatgcatccataagtcatggaatatcagggattttgtttgttgctttaaatgtttgtttccactttttaaaaacgTAATCCGCTTGTGACGTAAGGAATACCATTTCCGGGTCCAAGCCTCATCTGACTACAatttaaacagctgtttattggcactgtttattcatttcacacATTTAAGCATCATTTTCGTCTGTGAAATCAGGGAATAGTCGCAATAATAAGAGAAGGAATTCTGCATAATGTGTTGCGCAAAACTATTGCAAATCCTTTTTTCTCAATCACATTTTGTTGCAGTCAgcacgtgtgtgtgtggtcaaatatatttaatattaacaagaTGCTTCACTGGTATTGCTATAAATGGGGAAAATCGCTGTGGTCAATATGGCCGCTCTTGTCCCGCCTTCCAGTAAAAAAGAGCCAATCGTCAACCGTTAAAGAATGACATCCTCTGGGGTCGAGGTACTTTGTGTATGCGCAGTTTCTGCCAGGTTTTGCAAACATGGCGGCGCAGTGACGGGACTTCCTTAAAGTTACTTTGATGTGATCTCACGGTCTGCCCGAATCCTCCGTTCAGAGGACTGTAAGGTCAAAATGCTTAAATCTGTCTTTGTCATTCCATAGATTTATAATTGATTAAAGTTTGAAAATCGCATAGTGTATCCCTAGGAAAAAATAAACGCGGTTTGTTTTTCATGGGACTGAACTTGTGATTGTGCTGTAATCAGATCCAAATCACAAAAACGTACCGATGAGAaagagaggaagaggaggagccCCAGTCCCAAACCAACCAAACTTCATCTGGGAAGACTCACCAGGAATGTAACCAAGGTAAGAAATAATAAAACTGTCAGTCAACGTTTGCttgactttatttaaatatttggcAAATGACTATTAGTTTGACTTGTCTATTTTGGACTTTCCACTATAAAAAATGGCTTTGTTGATCAGTTTTGCATGTGATTTCTTGTAGGACCACATTCAAGAGATCTTCTCAACTTACGGAAAGATCAAGATGGTTGAAATGCCCCCAGACCGCTTGCATCCTAATTTATCAAAGGGCTATGCTTATGTAGAATACGAGTCTCCAGAAGATGCCCAGAAGGCCCTAAAACACATGGATGGAGGTACGTGTGAGGGATGAAAGAAACTATATTGTAACAACTGAATGCAGATCAGAAATTTCTTACACCATTACCCTGTCCTCAGGTCAGATTGATGGTCAGGAAATCACAGCCAGCGCTGTTCTGCCACAAAGGATACGACCTGTCCCGCGAAGAATGACACCACCACGCAGAATGCCCCCTCCACCTCCTATGTGGCGCCGTACGCCACCTCGCATGAGGAGAAGGTTCGGATTTTAATGCAGTTTCTTTTTCATCCCGCTTACATGTGTGTATTGTACATGTTTGTTGTGTGTATCATGTGTGAATTGGACCTAACCCAATACTCACAGGCTTAAATTCAGTTAACACAGTTTTCTGCGGTTCGCACCTGTTTGCAAACATACAACCGATGTCCTTTGACCTGATTGTCTGTTTCTTCTCTCTCTTCTTTGAATAGTCTCTCTGACAGCTCTTCTTTCTTATCAGATAATTGCTGTGTGTCTGCGATTTATCTCGGCCAAAGCTgacaatatgtatttttaacagATCTCGGTCTCCACGGCGACGTTCCCCGGTGAGGAGGCGCTCTCGCTCCAGGTCTCCGGGTCGCAGACGTCATCGCTCCCGCTCCAGTTCCAACTCATCCCGTTAGATTCTTCATTCAGGCAGCAGCGTACTTCAGATTCACCTCCATGATATTTCTCCCATGTGAGCCCGTTGCTTTAGATTAATTTGGAGATGAAGTATCGGGAGGGTTTTACTTTCACTAGTACCTCGGAGTTGTACGTAAATGTAAACGCCCTTTATAACATCTTTTTGAGTTGGTGTGAATGTGATTTGgatattttttgcatgtgtgcTTCTACTAGTGGTAGATTTCTTTTTGTCATGTGTTTTTTGATAAATACAGCTTTATTGCTGGTTTGTTTTAAGATTCATTACTTCATTTCTTTCCCAAAAACAGAAATGTTTGTCGTTTTGTTGGTTGCATTGTTGGCCTATATTCCAACCTGCAGAAATCAAAATGCGTGATTTCTGATCCTGTAAACGTGTTGATCTATAAGATTTACAACAAATCAATAAACAAGTTTAACATCCTAGCAGCTGGAGTTCAGAATTTTGCATTTTCAGTTTTGTTTCGGAATATCGGGAAAAATTAGATTATGAATCTTAATTTCACTGTTCAGATGAGAAAGCATTATTTTCCATTGGCAGCCATAACTACCAAGTGGCTGTTTGAAGCTCAATTACAAAATCATCAATAGGGTGCCGCATGGCAAAACCCGAAAGCAAGGTAGCATTTTAGCACTTCTAGTACCGTCATCCTAAAGTCAATGGGGTTTTGGTTTAACTACATTTACATTCAGGCCTTGTCCACACGGACACAGGTATTTTTATATCCGTGACTTCTTATGTGGTTCGGCCGTTTGTCCATACGGAAACACAGTATGACgtcccttttttttttacagcaggaggaaaaactctggttataaaaatacctttGTCCGTTTGGACTTGGCCCAGACGcctttgtccaaagcgacttacaaatgaggtaaacaatagaagacTTTGTCAGAGACTTGAAACGTCTTCACGCATGAAGATCTGAAAAACAACGCAACATGGGCACAATTCCCAACAAACATTCATCCTCAAAAGTGTTTCTTTATCAggaaactttgtttttaaacacatttaatgaAGTACATGAGCTGTTGGAAGCTTGGTGATGACGTTTATGTCGACAGATCATGGTGTAGTGTGCTTGTACCCCAAGTTTAGCTTTTCATTTTTAGTAAAcgcatttaaattttttaattcataaaagttgtgttcatctcTCAAGACAAAACGCGCACGTGTCATAAACTTATGTTAAACGCAGCTTTTTTTTCCTATAATCCAAGTgtctatgtaaaaaaaaatagtgggCTTTTTAGCGGGGAATCAGTGTGCTGCAAACTTCCGGGtttgcctacaaaaatacatcatccctGTG
This genomic interval carries:
- the LOC135734251 gene encoding RNA-binding protein with serine-rich domain 1 — protein: MAPSPTKRRERSEDKPRERAKEKPAGKEGAEKERGRDKIRKRRSNSTGSSSSRSSSSSSSSSGSSSGSSSGSSSSSGTSRSGSSSSSRSSSSSGSSGSPSPSRRRHDNRRRSRSKSKSQKRTDEKERKRRSPSPKPTKLHLGRLTRNVTKDHIQEIFSTYGKIKMVEMPPDRLHPNLSKGYAYVEYESPEDAQKALKHMDGGQIDGQEITASAVLPQRIRPVPRRMTPPRRMPPPPPMWRRTPPRMRRRSRSPRRRSPVRRRSRSRSPGRRRHRSRSSSNSSR